From the Eremothecium cymbalariae DBVPG#7215 chromosome 6, complete sequence genome, one window contains:
- the MID2 gene encoding Mid2p (similar to Ashbya gossypii AEL302W), translating into MILLRLLLLACFLKISKSANSTVPGSSSATSSDTSIEVSSSSLAPSNVESTVGSSSSSSSVFASSSLASASSSTDGTSVSSESSSGLIETTDPAVSPTQASDRDRDSDNDNVSDSSSSSSISSSSSSISSSSSSSISDNDNIVITSAENPRSTNSDETSPSSTDPSSSSLIPESTSPPGDSSSTDDFQPSSAISTDVVQTTVAATPTTLTSTGSVSSQQHMTAVLSTIISVVDGNTVFSTTYITSPVSATSETDGGSSHTTGLSTKNKNIVIGCIVGIGLPIILVVSLIFLRTCVKSERTDFINSEGKVITAYSTSRLSTLWNSLLGKKVNKYESDSPLGGSPVHDVDVLEKSHIKRVSNRNTSLSFGALSLQNNRRSQDPVISEERYYDDDGNELTAKNY; encoded by the coding sequence ATGATCCTGCTAAGGCTACTATTATTAGCAtgctttttaaaaatatctaaaTCAGCAAACTCTACTGTTCCTGGGTCCAGTTCTGCGACTTCGAGCGACACCTCTATTGAAGTCAGTAGCAGTTCATTGGCACCATCAAACGTTGAATCAACTGTTGGATCttcatcgtcgtcatcatcgGTTTttgcatcttcatcattggCTTCCGCCTCGAGCTCTACAGATGGTACCTCTGTTAGCTCAGAGAGTTCATCGGGTCTGATAGAAACGACTGATCCTGCTGTTTCCCCAACCCAAGCCAGCGACAGGGACAGGGACAGCGATAATGATAACGTTAGCGatagcagcagcagcagcagcataagcagcagcagcagcagcataagcagcagcagcagcagcagcatcagtGACAACGACAACATTGTAATAACTTCCGCTGAAAATCCAAGGTCAACAAATAGCGATGAAACGTCACCCAGCTCGACCGATCCATCTAGTTCATCGTTGATACCGGAATCGACGAGCCCTCCTGGAGACTCGTCGTCAACGGACGACTTCCAACCATCATCGGCTATATCAACTGATGTAGTGCAAACCACCGTTGCTGCTACCCCAACCACACTGACATCAACAGGCTCGGTCTCCTCACAGCAGCATATGACCGCAGTTCTGAGCACCATTATAAGCGTTGTAGACGGTAATACCGTTTTCTCCACTACCTACATAACCTCGCCGGTGAGTGCTACCAGCGAAACCGATGGTGGCTCAAGCCACACCACTGGGTTGTCCaccaagaacaaaaatattgtcATTGGCTGCATTGTGGGAATCGGCCTGCCTATCATTCTGGTCGTCTCACTTATATTTTTACGTACATGCGTCAAATCCGAAAGAACggatttcatcaattccGAAGGTAAAGTCATCACCGCTTACAGTACTAGCAGGCTGTCGACGTTGTGGAATTCCTTGCTTGGTAAAAAGGTGAATAAATATGAAAGCGATTCCCCTCTGGGTGGCTCCCCAGTCCATGACGTCGACGTGCTCGAAAAATCACACATCAAAAGAGTCTCGAACAGAAACACTTCACTCTCATTCGGCGCTCTGAGCCTTCAGAACAACCGCAGATCCCAAGATCCGGTGATCAGCGAAGAGCGGTATTACGATGATGACGGTAACGAACTGACAGCCAAAAACTACTGA
- a CDS encoding FTR1 family protein (similar to Ashbya gossypii AEL294C): MASNKVFNVAIFFVVFRECLEAAMIVSVLLSFLKQAIGKHEFELYKKLRLQVWLGVVAGFVICLAVGGAMIGVYYRYENDIYSNSEDLWEAVFCFLATIMISLMGISMLRINKMQTKWRVKIAQALLQIPEKARDRYRMGYLLKKYAMFFLPFVTVLREGLEAVVFVAGVGPSSRGAAATSYPLPVIVGLLAGFTIGALLYYGTSHSSMQVFLVISTCILYLISAGLFSRGAWYLETYRYNKATGGDASESGSGNGSYNIKKAVYHVNCCNPEIENGWDIFNALLGWQNTGYLASILCYILYWVALIFIVSLMIFEEKRGHLPFLKNKRMSDFNPFRKMKKKQDLSVEDKTVLFSKVENLNFNNEGQITSKN; the protein is encoded by the coding sequence ATGGCATCGAATAAGGTTTTTAACGTTGCGATATTCTTTGTGGTTTTCAGAGAATGCTTGGAAGCTGCAATGATTGTGTCAGTGCTACTgtcatttttaaaacaagcCATAGGAAAGCATGAATTTGAGTTATACAAGAAGCTTCGTTTGCAGGTCTGGCTTGGTGTCGTTGCCGGTTTTGTGATTTGTTTGGCTGTTGGTGGTGCCATGATCGGTGTGTACTATAGATACGAGAATGATATTTATAGTAATTCTGAGGATCTATGGGAAGCGGTGTTCTGTTTCCTTGCCACCATTATGATTAGTTTGATGGGTATTTCGATGTTGAGAATCAACAAAATGCAGACCAAGTGGAGAGTCAAGATTGCTCAAGCATTATTGCAGATCCCTGAGAAAGCAAGAGATCGTTATAGGATGGgttatttgttgaagaagtatGCCATGTTCTTCTTGCCGTTTGTCACTGTTTTAAGAGAAGGTTTGGAAGCCGTTGTGTTTGTTGCAGGTGTTGGTCCAAGTAGTCGGGGTGCTGCCGCAACCTCTTACCCACTTCCTGTTATCGTTGGTCTTTTAGCGGGATTTACAATAGGTGCTTTGCTGTATTATGGTACTTCTCACTCCTCCATGCAGGTATTCTTGGTTATCTCTACATGTATTTTGTACCTGATCTCAGCTGGATTATTCTCCAGAGGTGCTTGGTATTTGGAAACGTATAGATACAACAAAGCTACGGGTGGTGATGCCTCCGAGTCTGGCAGCGGTAACGGTTCCTAcaacattaaaaaagcGGTTTACCACGTCAATTGTTGCAACCCTGAGATTGAAAACGGATGGGACATCTTCAACGCCCTATTGGGATGGCAAAACACCGGCTATCTGGCCAGTATTCTTTGCTACATCCTCTATTGGGTCGCCTTGATATTCATAGTTTCTCTCATGATTTTCGAAGAGAAGAGAGGTCATCTGCCCTTCCtcaagaacaagagaatGAGCGACTTCAATCCGTTCCGtaaaatgaagaagaaacaagacCTGTCCGTAGAAGACAAAACTGTTTTGTTCTCCAAGGTTGAGAACCTCAATTTCAACAACGAGGGCCAGATCACCTCCAAAAACTGA
- the CUP2 gene encoding Cup2p (similar to Ashbya gossypii AEL295C), producing MVLVNGVKYACERCIRGHRVTTCNHTDQPLMMIKPKGRPSTTCAHCKELKKNRNSNPSGVCTCGREEKRRLLKKAKEEARAKLKEEKCGCHNKAACTCHKLRQRKSSSKRKQIAVSEIEIGGNSLGIDKVPRTVNNNVEGSLKSGQFAGNSKFSLMGSVLSVHSVQSGDTDPLVLVSPAHSGVSNNFHGSHAGNISWDNNSVASSLQSETYLGGSNTPLGLDPLLNINPVTPLARMHMGEVSISLNEDIPSDPGSNIQSTNTLMNLNDRISLQDDGGKEEKLDFFTDTSKAQLNYNELKQKRLRKPLDVTSQDNGVMETTGLVSSNSMRSASPTEIVSPTASLSTSNSRLRTLNSSDSILSLQTNRGNGYNNAHYYQNMIHYPLNQKSSFSFANSPSVHSVDSVSRQAFPNNNSIAASVVPSAISTSYVARTSSIVPATSGNNQNQGNRVEEMSLNPNFIDLPVNAYKNPYHISNLNNKQASEPQILRDNNQVLLRQQTRQRSVSIHKDHRYDQFSSQEHQFKKTSINTSINSTGINPNELSTLENSKSTKSFASSSTESSANTSANPKPCTHKPSMLESTFTAEFNQLLSETTNALDTECIFSANCALWNSDISVSPTAATIRGTTLPQTNPENTTAITGTSQENANNILRFVDANYADLDSLITNL from the coding sequence ATGGTTTTGGTTAACGGAGTGAAGTATGCGTGTGAGAGGTGTATCAGAGGCCACCGGGTGACCACCTGTAATCACACAGACCAACCATTAATGATGATTAAGCCTAAGGGGCGTCCTTCTACTACATGTGCACATTGCAAGGAGCTTAAGAAGAACAGAAATAGCAATCCATCTGGTGTGTGTACTTGTGGAAGGGAGGAGAAGCGGCGATTACTGAAGAAGGCGAAGGAAGAGGCAAGAGCTAAGTTGAAGGAGGAGAAATGTGGATGCCATAATAAAGCTGCATGCACCTGCCATAAGTTGAGACAGCGGAAGAGTTCCTCCAAACGGAAACAGATTGCAGTGAGTGAAATAGAAATAGGTGGCAACAGTTTAGGGATCGATAAGGTTCCTAGGACGGTTAATAATAACGTTGAGGGTTCACTAAAATCAGGCCAGTTTGCTGGTAATAGTAAGTTTAGTTTGATGGGATCTGTATTATCTGTGCATTCAGTCCAGTCTGGTGATACAGATCCTCTTGTTTTGGTTAGCCCGGCACACAGTGGTGTTAGTAATAATTTTCATGGGTCTCATGCTGGCAATATAAGTTGGGATAATAATTCGGTAGCCTCATCTTTGCAATCCGAAACTTACCTGGGAGGAAGCAACACTCCCTTAGGGTTAGACCCTTTGCTGAATATAAACCCCGTGACGCCCCTGGCTAGGATGCATATGGGTGAAGTGTCCATTTCATTGAACGAGGATATTCCATCAGATCCGGGCAGCAATATTCAATCTACGAATACGCTAATGAACCTGAATGACCGTATCTCTTTGCAAGACGATGGAGGCAAAGAGGAGAAGCTAGACTTTTTCACTGATACGTCTAAGGCTCAATTAAACTATAATGAATTGAAACAAAAGCGACTACGTAAACCTTTGGATGTCACGTCTCAGGATAATGGTGTTATGGAAACAACGGGGTTAGTTAGTTCCAATTCGATGAGATCTGCCTCTCCAACTGAAATAGTAAGTCCAACGGCTTCTTTGTCTACTTCAAATTCGCGATTGAGGACTTTGAATAGTTCGGACTCTATATTATCTTTGCAGACGAATCGTGGGAATGGTTATAATAATGCTCATTACTACCAGAACATGATCCATTATCCtttgaatcaaaaaagcagtttttcttttgcaaaTTCTCCTTCTGTTCATAGTGTCGATTCTGTGTCAAGACAAGCTTTCCCTAATAATAATTCCATTGCTGCATCAGTGGTACCATCGGCTATTTCTACTTCCTACGTTGCTCGAACTTCTTCTATAGTTCCTGCAACTTCTGGAAACAACCAGAACCAAGGCAACagagttgaagaaatgTCTTTGAATCCAAATTTTATTGATCTTCCCGTTAATGCATATAAAAATCCTTATCATATTTCGAATTTAAACAACAAACAAGCTAGTGAACCCCAAATATTGAGAGACAACAATCAAGTGTTGCTACGGCAACAGACCAGACAAAGGTCCGTTAGTATTCACAAGGATCATCGTTATGACCAATTTTCTTCTCAGGAACATCAATTTAAAAAGACTTCGATAAACACATCTATAAATTCGACTGGCATAAATCCGAATGAACTTTCGACTTTGGAAAACTCGAAAAGCACCAAATCATTTGCTTCATCTAGTACCGAATCGAGTGCTAACACATCAGCTAACCCTAAACCCTGCACTCATAAGCCATCAATGCTAGAATCTACATTTACCGCAGAATTCAATCAGTTGCTTTCTGAGACCACCAACGCTTTAGATACAGAATGTATCTTTTCAGCTAATTGTGCCCTATGGAATTCTGATATCTCTGTCTCTCCCACTGCAGCTACAATTCGTGGTACAACTTTACCCCAGACAAACCCTGAGAATACAACTGCTATTACAGGTACAAGCCAAGAAAATGCCAATAATATTCTACGATTTGTGGATGCAAATTATGCCGATTTGGATAGTTTGATAACCAATTTGTAG
- the PMR1 gene encoding Ca(2+)/Mn(2+)-transporting P-type ATPase PMR1 (similar to Ashbya gossypii AEL301W), producing the protein MSGNPFESYLKQDDDVGNSAEPAMFTSDALLKPNASLEYCAMTVEETLKQFNTDGIKGITDIQQIRNREIEWGPNEVTADGGEPLWKRFVSTFIDDPLILLLIGSAFISFLMGNIDDAMSITLAIIIVVTVGFVQEYRSEKSLEALHKLVPASCHLIRFGTGTHILASGLVPGDLVQFKVGDRIPADVRIIESVDLSLDESTLTGENEPMHKSSVEVSRAPYSNVPGGIIPISDRSCIGFMGTLVREGHGKGIVIATGKHTMFGAVFEMMSSIEKPKTPLQMAMDKLGRDLSYVSFILIGIIFLIGIIQGRSWLDMFQISVSLAVAAIPEGLPIIVTVTLALGVLRMANRKAIVRRLPSVETLGSVNVICSDKTGTLTANHMTAAKIWCLGSMSNKNNVLSLESKLVGGGKPNYKHYLTEDVRLILKIGSICNNATFSHEHAKFLGNPTDVALLEVLQKFELSDERPNIRRIDELTFNSKRKLMAVRVESSTGGNKTIIYVKGAFERILEKSTSFINSNGKVEKLTDTYRATIDDCAKSLASEGLRTLAFAQVDVQNVQDLTDSNIQNLVFTGLIGMKDPPRSTVRPAIEELLQGGVHVIMITGDAENTAVNIARQIGIPVINPEISVLTGEKLDHMTDDQLANVIDHVNIFARATPEHKLNIVRALQKRGDIVAMTGDGVNDAPALKLADIGVSMGNMGTDVAKEASDMVLTDDDFSTILTAIEEGKGIFNNIQNFLTFQLSTSVAALSLIAISTIFKLPNPLNAMQILWINILMDGPPAQSLGVEPVDHEVMRKPPRKRTDKILTRQVIKRLLMNASFIIVGTIYVFVKEMADDGEITTRDTTMTFTCFVFFDIFSALSCRHATKSIFEIGFFNNKMFNYAAGFSLMGQCCAIYIPFFQTIFKTERLSIGDLAFLLVVSSSVFIADEVRKYYIKKNTIHDPHYFSIV; encoded by the coding sequence ATGAGCGGGAACCCGTTTGAGTCGTATTTGAAGcaggatgatgatgttggTAACAGTGCAGAGCCTGCGATGTTTACAAGTGACGCACTACTGAAACCCAATGCTTCGTTAGAGTATTGTGCAATGACGGTAGAAGAGACATTGAAACAATTTAATACTGATGGAATTAAAGGGATAACTGATATTCAACAGATACGGAACAGAGAAATCGAATGGGGCCCGAATGAGGTCACTGCTGACGGGGGGGAACCGTTGTGGAAGCGATTTGTGTCTACGTTTATTGATGATCCGTTGATCTTATTGTTGATTGGGTCTGCGTTCATTAGTTTTTTGATGGGGAATATCGATGATGCTATGAGTATTACTCTGGCgattattattgttgttacTGTTGGGTTTGTGCAGGAGTATAGATCAGAAAAGTCTCTTGAGGCTTTGCATAAACTGGTTCCTGCGAGCTGTCATTTGATTAGATTTGGGACGGGGACGCATATCTTGGCATCCGGTTTGGTTCCTGGAGATCTAGTGCAATTTAAGGTTGGGGATAGGATTCCTGCAGATGTTAGGATCATTGAGAGTGTCGATCTAAGTTTGGATGAGAGTACGTTGACTGGGGAGAATGAGCCTATGCATAAGTCATCTGTGGAAGTTAGTCGAGCACCATATAGTAACGTACCTGGGGGTATTATTCCTATCAGTGACAGGTCGTGTATTGGTTTCATGGGCACGTTGGTAAGAGAAGGCCATGGTAAAGGTATTGTTATTGCCACGGGGAAACATACAATGTTTGGGGCAGTATTCGAAATGATGAGTTCTATCGAAAAGCCAAAAACACCATTGCAAATGGCTATGGATAAATTAGGAAGAGACCTTTCGTATGTGAGCTTTATACTGATCGGGATTATATTTCTCATTGGTATCATTCAAGGAAGATCGTGGTTGGATATGTTTCAAATCTCCGTATCACTAGCGGTAGCAGCAATCCCTGAAGGTCTGCCGATTATTGTCACAGTGACATTGGCGCTGGGAGTGTTACGAATGGCTAACAGAAAGGCGATTGTAAGAAGATTACCAAGTGTTGAGACTCTGGGCTCTGTCAATGTCATTTGCTCTGATAAAACAGGTACTTTGACTGCTAATCACATGACAGCGGCGAAAATTTGGTGTTTGGGTAGTATGTcgaataaaaataatgttCTCAGTTTAGAATCAAAGCTAGTTGGCGGTGGGAAACCAAATTACAAACATTATCTCACTGAAGATGTAAGActtattttgaaaattggTAGTATTTGTAACAATGCCACATTTTCACACGAACATGCAAAGTTTTTGGGTAATCCAACAGATGTTGCCTTGCTGgaagttcttcaaaagtttgaGTTATCGGATGAAAGACCGAATATTCGGagaattgatgaattgaCCTTTAATTCTAAAAGGAAACTGATGGCTGTCAGAGTCGAAAGTAGTACTGGAGGTAATAAAactattatatatgtgaaGGGAGCTTTTGAAAGgatattggaaaaatctACAAGCTTTATTAATAGCAATGGCAAGGTAGAAAAGTTGACAGATACATATAGAGCTACAATTGATGACTGCGCCAAATCTTTAGCATCAGAAGGACTTCGAACCTTGGCCTTTGCACAAGTTGATGTCCAAAATGTTCAAGACTTGACGGATTctaatattcaaaatctgGTGTTCACTGGATTAATTGGAATGAAAGATCCTCCTAGGTCTACAGTACGCCCTGCCATCGAAGAATTACTACAAGGCGGTGTACACGTTATTATGATCACCGGTGATGCTGAAAACACAGCAGTGAACATCGCAAGGCAAATTGGTATTCCTGTAATTAATCCTGAGATTAGCGTTTTGACTGGTGAGAAGTTGGATCATATGACTGATGACCAATTAGCTAATGTTATCGATCATGTTAATATCTTCGCACGTGCTACCCCTGAACataaattaaatattgTCCGTGCCTTGCAGAAGAGAGGAGATATTGTCGCAATGACTGGTGATGGCGTTAACGATGCACCAGCGTTGAAGCTAGCTGATATTGGTGTTTCTATGGGTAATATGGGTACTGATGTTGCCAAAGAAGCTTCGGACATGGTTCTtactgatgatgatttcaGCACGATTTTGACTGCTATTGAAGAAGGCAAAGgtattttcaataatattcaaaactttttaacATTTCAGCTGTCTACATCCGTCGCTGCTCTCTCGCTGATTGCCATCtcaacaatatttaaattgCCAAATCCATTGAATGCGATGCAGATTTTATGGATCAACATTTTAATGGACGGTCCACCCGCTCAATCATTGGGAGTCGAGCCTGTAGATCATGAAGTCATGAGGAAACCACCTAGAAAGCGTACAGACAAGATTCTGACTAGGCAAGTAATTAAAAGACTTTTGATGAACGCatcatttattattgtgGGTACAATCTATGTTTTCGTCAAGGAAATGGCTGATGACGGCGAAATCACCACTAGAGATACTACAATGACGTTTACTTgttttgtgttttttgatatattcaGTGCATTATCATGTAGGCATGCAACGAAATCAATCTTTGAGATTGgctttttcaataacaaAATGTTCAATTATGCCGCTGGTTTCTCCTTGATGGGTCAATGCTgtgctatatatattccattttttcagaccattttcaaaactgAGCGATTGAGTATAGGTGATTTGGCATTTTTGTTGGTCGTCAGCAGCAGTGTTTTCATTGCTGATGAGGTGAGAAAGTATTATATCAAGAAAAATACTATACATGATCCACactatttttcaattgtgTAG
- the YRB30 gene encoding Yrb30p (similar to Ashbya gossypii AEL296W) — protein sequence MDELLSRAGSQAVSFAIKSSVSLASTYAIKQFTKFLTNVPQKDANRLEKLRRQLETRIDIINNAIGLIKLCVVRGNTNLGSTLSLILDLKDELNGFNIEMDQLALDSAGVNFIGLKENGGKKSAVALMEARMNELIHRIELVIPLINLSMTTSGVSSSMKLPNNVSPSLLLQASNMVIKSNENAAATQYEHDIQVGPLFEVTSFNVFDKSSKIIWKEHITRCDLRIVRYAAHNKDNIDYNYYIELRENFNDGRYHDLKEDQPKKSRYQIHQIVRLFFTVSGKLLNLEERDSPVLVLKLDKNLKRDGNSSSTEDIEWIAFGEYEEVVDDSESEAGEEEAEEEQKKRVLRKLTKERMRMKVATKKKFTIVPKRTNRTES from the coding sequence ATGGATGAGTTACTTTCTAGAGCAGGCAGCCAGGCAGTTTCATTTGCTATCAAGTCCAGTGTTTCACTTGCATCTACTTATGCAATAAAACAATTCACAAAGTTTCTGACCAACGTTCCTCAAAAAGATGCTAACAGGCTTGAAAAGTTACGAAGGCAGTTGGAAACGCGcattgatattattaataatgcTATTGGTTTAATCAAGCTTTGTGTTGTTAGAGGGAATACAAATCTGGGTTCCACCTTGTCTTTGATTCTAGACTTGAAGGATGAGTTAAATGGATTCAACATTGAAATGGACCAGCTTGCATTAGATTCCGCAGGCGTTAATTTTATAGGGTTGAAAGAGAATGGAGGGAAAAAGAGTGCAGTAGCATTGATGGAGGCAAGAATGAATGAGCTCATCCATCGCATTGAGTTAGTCATCCCCCTGATTAATCTATCTATGACAACATCTGGAGTCAGTTCTTCAATGAAACTTCCCAATAATGTATCACCTAGTTTACTACTGCAGGCATCCAACATGGTAATTAAATCGAACGaaaatgctgctgctactCAATATGAACACGATATCCAAGTGGGGCCTTTATTTGAAGTGACGTCTTTCAATGTATTTGATAAGTCATCCAAAATAATTTGGAAGGAACATATCACTCGGTGTGATTTAAGAATTGTTAGATATGCTGCTCACAACAAGGATAATATTGATTACAATTACTACATTGAATTGAGGGAGAATTTTAATGATGGTCGATACCATGACTTGAAAGAAGatcaaccaaaaaaatcgCGTTATCAAATACATCAAATAGTTCGTCTATTTTTCACTGTGTCTGGAAAACTATTGAACCTAGAGGAACGTGACTCTCCGGTCCTTGTGTTGAAACTCGAcaaaaacttaaaaagGGACGgcaattcttcatctaCGGAAGATATTGAGTGGATTGCCTTTGGAGAATACGAAGAAGTCGTTGATGACTCAGAGAGTGAGGCTGGCGAAGAAGaggcagaagaagaacaaaaaaagaggGTACTAAGGAAATTGACGAAGGAAAGGATGCGAATGAAGGTTGcgacgaagaagaagtttaCGATAGTGCCCAAGAGGACGAATCGCACGGAGAGTTAA
- the SUA5 gene encoding threonylcarbamoyladenylate synthase (similar to Ashbya gossypii AEL300C) produces MGSYFSSTIRPSINFRNMSLYNTRILKVDPSSIHFPPRSHIDGSLPVISDPETERNLLEAARIISVGGDVVAFPTETVYGLGGSSLNNDSVLKIYKAKNRPSDNPLISHVSSIRQLNRKIYNDECEENVLRHIPAIYHILIDKSWPGPLTILLPVSDSSPLSKFITAGQPTFAVRIPANPVARALIALSDTPIAAPSANASTRPSPTLAEHVYHDLEGKIPLILDGGACSVGVESTVIDGLVNPPMLLRPGGFTYEQVLSVGGPEWSQCKVESRKVVAAGETVRTPGMKYKHYSPKALTVLFVPEHSDVSMEQRLLKVKNNMKNHVEHYANGKVKKVGLLTSNRFPINLIEFMQDDIKVIAASLGTCKKDIQCNLFALLRKLDEQDEVDIIFVEGIEEWEEGLAIMNRLHKAAGDHIIPF; encoded by the coding sequence ATGGGGAGCTACTTCAGTTCAACTATAAGGCCAAGTATAAATTTTCGAAATATGTCGTTGTACAACACCAGGATACTAAAGGTAGACCCATCGTCTATACATTTCCCTCCAAGATCGCACATTGATGGGTCACTTCCAGTAATTTCCGATCCAGAAACTGAAAGAAACTTGCTCGAGGCTGCAAGAATTATTAGCGTTGGCGGCGATGTTGTGGCATTTCCAACAGAAACAGTTTATGGTTTAGGAGGTTCATCGTTGAACAATGATTCAGTACTCAAGATTTACAAAGCTAAAAATAGGCCTAGTGACAATCCATTAATTAGCcatgtttcttcaattcgCCAACTTAATAGAAAGATTTACAACGACGAATGTGAAGAAAATGTTCTGCGGCACATTCCAGCGATCTATCACATTTTGATTGACAAGTCATGGCCTGGACCTTTAACTATTCTGCTCCCAGTATCAGATTCTTCGCCTCTGTCCAAATTTATAACAGCAGGGCAGCCGACTTTTGCGGTACGCATCCCCGCTAACCCTGTGGCTAGAGCATTGATAGCCTTAAGCGATACTCCTATAGCCGCCCCATCAGCTAATGCTTCTACAAGGCCTTCGCCCACGTTGGCCGAGCATGTGTATCACGACCTAGAAGGAAAGATCCCTTTAATTTTAGATGGAGGAGCATGCAGCGTGGGTGTGGAATCAACGGTCATAGATGGTCTAGTCAATCCTCCGATGCTGCTGAGACCTGGTGGTTTCACATATGAACAAGTTTTAAGTGTTGGAGGTCCTGAATGGTCCCAGTGTAAAGTGGAAAGTAGGAAAGTAGTAGCTGCAGGAGAAACAGTAAGGACACCAGGGATGAAATATAAACACTACTCTCCCAAAGCTCTTACTGTGTTATTTGTACCGGAACATTCCGATGTTAGCATGGAACAAAGGCTGcttaaagttaaaaataatatgaaaAACCACGTGGAACACTATGCCAATGGTAAAGTCAAAAAGGTTGGTCTCTTGACTAGTAATCGGTTCCCTATAAACTTGATTGAGTTTATGCaagatgatattaaagTAATTGCTGCATCCCTGGGCACTTGCAAAAAAGACATACAGTGCAATTTATTTGCTTTGTTGCGAAAGTTGGATGAACAAGATGAAGTTGACATAATCTTCGTCGAAGGTATTGAAGAATGGGAAGAAGGTCTCGCCATCATGAATAGGTTGCACAAGGCTGCTGGCGATCATATTATTCCTTTCTAA
- a CDS encoding uncharacterized protein (similar to Ashbya gossypii AGL354C) translates to MERLFIACLLWRAGWAANVVEKRDVTILLMDGAVMQPATLVTTTTQTISGVGVGVGGPFLAPQGYVSFTQPTPAASASVGAPGAWIPWDMLGSRSGYGAASGSSSWSSAADSTSSTSSTTVSATRSSLSRTSSQTSASSSSSSSSWYGRAKGISYSPYQRNGACKPRWQVKSDIRKLSGFDILRIYDPDCDVVSNLLSAMATHQKLLLGIYNVDRIAESIGIVDKALRGDFSKIYAVSVGNELVNDGKVSPAQIKTALDTARALLGSIGYTGPVVSVDTLVAVEAHKDLCGLSDFIAVNVHPFWDGHVDPYNCGTWLQKQVENLVESCGNGKPILITETGWPTSGAPFGSNMPNKVNQDICIDSILTTIGQQVLLFTMYNDYWKSPGSYGVEQFWGIFGDDSDS, encoded by the coding sequence ATGGAGCGGTTGTTTATCGCTTGTTTATTGTGGCGTGCAGGCTGGGCGGCTAATGTGGTTGAAAAGCGGGATGTGACGATTCTGCTGATGGATGGCGCGGTTATGCAGCCCGCGACGCTGGTCACCACGACGACGCAGACGATTTCAGGGGTCGGGGTGGGGGTTGGGGGGCCGTTCCTGGCACCGCAGGGGTACGTTTCGTTTACGCAGCCGACGCCGGCGGCGTCGGCGTCGGTGGGTGCCCCAGGGGCGTGGATTCCCTGGGATATGTTGGGCAGCCGCAGTGGTTACGGGGCTGCCAGTGGGTCGTCTAGCTGGAGCAGCGCGGCGGACAGCACTAGCAGCACTAGCAGCACTACGGTGAGTGCGACTCGGAGCTCTCTGAGTCGGACAAGTTCGCAGACGTCCGCCTCCAGTAGTTCCTCCAGTAGTTCCTGGTATGGCAGGGCGAAGGGCATCAGCTATTCGCCGTACCAACGTAATGGCGCTTGCAAGCCTCGTTGGCAGGTGAAATCGGATATCAGAAAGCTGTCCGGGTTTGATATTCTGCGAATCTACGATCCGGACTGCGACGTTGTATCAAATCTTTTGTCCGCAATGGCGACGCATCAAAAGCTTCTGCTGGGCATCTACAACGTTGACAGAATCGCGGAGTCGATAGGCATCGTCGACAAGGCTCTGCGGGGcgatttttcaaagatcTATGCGGTTTCTGTGGGTAATGAGCTTGTAAACGATGGCAAAGTGTCGCCCGCACAGATAAAAACAGCATTGGATACGGCAAGGGCGTTGCTGGGTTCGATCGGTTACACAGGGCCTGTGGTGTCCGTGGATACGTTGGTAGCTGTAGAAGCACATAAGGATCTATGTGGCCTTTCAGATTTCATCGCGGTAAACGTCCATCCGTTTTGGGACGGGCACGTAGACCCTTACAACTGTGGTACATGGCTCCAAAAACAGGTGGAAAATCTGGTTGAGTCATGTGGAAATGGTAAGCCCATCCTTATTACTGAAACAGGCTGGCCCACCTCTGGCGCTCCATTTGGCTCTAACATGCCAAATAAAGTAAATCAAGACATATGCATTGACTCCATACTCACCACTATAGGGCAACAAGTACTCCTATTTACCATGTATAACGATTACTGGAAGTCTCCAGGCTCTTACGGTGTCGAACAGTTCTGGGGTATCTTTGGAGATGACTCTgacagttga